In Larimichthys crocea isolate SSNF chromosome XXII, L_crocea_2.0, whole genome shotgun sequence, the genomic stretch TCCACATCCAGATCATCGTCGGAACGGGACATGAAGGACGTCAAGGAGACGTTTGTTTATCTGTCTCTGACGTTTCAGGAAAATGAGGACGAGCAGACGTTGTCTCCGAGCGGAGGACAAACTCCAGGACCTCAACGTCCACGATCCAACTCTGGAAGAGAACTCACAGATGAAGTGAGTTCACAGAACCTCTGCACACTCCTCACACCAACCCTTCACACActacatgagtgtgtgtgtgtgtgtgtgtgtgtgtgtgtgtgtgtgtgtgtgttacaggagATCTTGGCCAGTGTGATGATCAAGAATCTGGACACCGGGGAGGAGATCCCTCTGATCCAGGCCGAGGAGAAGCTTCCTGCAGGGATCAACCCGCTCACTCTGCACATCATGAGGAGGACCAAGGAGTACATCACGTGAGCACACGCATGAATTCTAACGTTCTCCACGTCACATGTATGCAACGTGTTTAAGGCGCCATCGATCTTCAGCTGCTTCTTCTGAAACTCTTTAAAGTCTGATGGTGGAGAAAACAAACGTCCTCTTTGTCACATGACGTCTGGTTTCCTCTCAGGAACGATGCAGCTCAGTCAGACGACGACGAGAAGTCTCAGGCTCCGCTGGCGGACTCAGACGGAGGGAAGCTGAAGCAGAAAACGTGAGGACGGCGGCGATGGAGGATTCTTCCTGTTTTAATCTgcagaattaaaataattaatcttctgtttctgtctcagaaCTCAGTTCAAGAAATTTTTGGGGAAATCTGTGAAGAAAGCGAAACACCTGGCTGAGGAGTACGGAGAGAAGGCGGTCAACAAAGTGAAGAGTGTTCGAGACGAAGGTAACGGAAGGTCACGTGATCTGTGACAGACAGAACCGACCAATCAGATCACTTCTTTAGCTTTGTGATCGTCCTACATCAAACTATTTGGTGTGGTCCGGTTCTGAAGTAGTGTTTGTTATACATATGTTCTGATGATGTTCTCCTAACGTTCTGCTGTTCTGGGCGCGCTCAGTGTTCCACACGGATCAGGACGACCCGTCCTCCAGTGACGATGAGGGCATGCCGTACACTCGGCCCGCCAAGTTCAAGGCTGCTCACAGCTTCAAGGGTCCGTTTGACTTCGACCAGATCAAGGTGGTCCAGGACCTGAGCGGGGAGCACATGGTGAGATGATGTCATTGATGACTCAGAGAGCTGATGAACCAATCACAGCTCGtctcacagtctgtctgtccctcagGGCGCCGTTTGGACCATGAAGTTCTCTCACTGCGGGAGGCTGCTGGCCACCGCGGGTCAGGACAATGTGGTCCGGATCTGGGTCCTGAAGACCGCCTTCGACTACTTCAACAACATGAGGTTAAAGTACAACACTGAAGGTAACGTGACATCATCAGCGTCTGATTGGACGGTCGGTCCTTCCTGTCCGATGCTCAGCTCTTTGTTTGGATCCTGCAGGTCGAGTTTCACCGTCCCCGTCTCAGGAAAGTCTCTGTTCGTCTAAATCTGACGACCCCGGGGTGAGTGACGCCACACGCCGTCTGATTTGTTACATCAtcagacttcctgttttcatcCGACGCTCTCGTTTCAGGCGAGCTGTGTTCCAGACGACCCCGAGACCGAAGACAGGAACGCCCCTTTCCGCCAGGTTCCCTTCTGCAAGTATAAAGGACACACGGCCGACCTGCTGGACCTGTCCTGGTCCAAGGTGAGACGTGCTGCTGTCTGTTCACCCGTCTGTCCTCGTCTTTGTCCTGCTTCTATCCCgtctttctttgtctccctcAGAACTTCTTCCTGCTCTCGTCGTCCATGGATAAAACCGTCAGATTGTGGCACATCTCCAGGAGAGAGTGTCTCTGCTGCTTCCAGCACATCGACTTCGTCACAGCCATCGCCTTCCACCCCAGAGTGAGTCACCTCGCCTCTCAGCGCTCTTATTTTGGCGGTGTTTGTCATTAACGcttgcttcctgtctctcagGATGACCGATACTTTTTAAGCGGCTCTCTGGACGGGAAGCTGCGTCTCTGGAACATTCCTGACAAGAAGGTGGCGCTGTGGAACGAGGTGGACGGACAGACGCGCCTCATCACTGCTGCCAACTTCTGCCAGAACGGGAAGTACGCCGTGATCGGGACGTACGACGGACGCTGCATCTTCTACGACACCGAGGTGACGAGAGCGCCGAGCCGCTTCGATCTGCTGAGTCATTAATTTAATCGTCATCATTGacggtttgtttgtgtttgaacatttcAGCGTCTGAAGTATCACACTCAGATCCACGTCAGGTCGACCAGAGGGAGGAACAAGGTCGGACGGAAAATCACCGGCATCGAACCTTTACCTGGAGAGAACAAGGTGACACCTGACCTCGCACTGTGTACCATCATACATCATATTAATGATGTCACACGTTCAATAACAAACGCTCTCCTCGCTCACAGATTTTGGTGACCTCAAACGATTCCCGTATCCGCCTCTACGACCTGCGCGACTTGTCTTTGTCCATGAAGTACAAAGGTTACgtgaacagcagcagtcagatCAAGGCGAGCTTCAGGTGAGGACGTCCAGGTGTgctcaggttcaggttcaggttcaggttcaggttcaggttcatcCAGCTGCCCCCTGCCTCACTTTGAAGTCTTTGTGCTGTTAAACTTTGGctctgatgtcacttcctgcagTCACGACTACTCGTTCATCGTCAGCGGCTCGGAGGACAGGTACGTCTACATCTGGAGCACCTACCACGACCTGAGCAAGTTCACGTCCGTACGACGGGACCGCAATGACTTCTGGGAAGGGATTAAAGGTAGCTGTGCAGCATTAATGACCTGACGATCTGATTAATTATGACCGATCACTGAAGCTTCGCTCTCCTTCAGCTCACAACGCCGTCGTCACCTCAGCCATCTTTGCACCGCACCCCGGCCTCATCGTCCCCCAGGAGAGCGGAGCCGAGAAACCAGAGGCCGAGTGCAAGAGTCTGGACTCCACCGACTCTGAGACGATACCCTCAGGTACGCCTGCATCCACCCACCTGTGCATCCGCCCACCTGTGCATCCACCCGTCATGTTCATGTGTCAGCTCTTTAAATAACTCGTCTGTTCACAGGAGCCCTGAAGACGGATCACACCGAGGTTCTGCTCTCGGCGGACTTCACCGGAGCCATCAAGGTCTTCATCAATGTAAAAAAGTACTGAGCACTTGAGAGGCTGTCGGTTCGACCCGCTCAGGCCCGTCTGTCAGAGTCCAGTCCTCCGGATGAAGGACGGCCCGTCAGCGGCCACGTCACCAACTACCTAACGGCTAACGCTCCGAGCTAACGAAGAGCGCGTGAACAGGGACCGAAACTGGAGGACGGAGCGGACAGACGACACCTTtctattttatatctttaataCCAGGCGACTGtgaacggtgtgtgtgtgtgtgtgtgtgtgtgtgtgtgtgtgtgtgtgtgtgtgtgtgtgagagtgtgtgagcagAGTCTGCTCAGGTGTGTATGTGGACATTCACAGTATCAGTATGAGCACCTTACTCGTCTCTTCTGCTCCACATCAGAGAAATTAACTCGTCGGTCTGATTTtaatgttgtgtgtctgttctgaCAGAAACGTGTTGCAAACGTTCTTTCAATGATTCGTGCCTCTGCATCGCTTTTCTAAACTCGGCGTCTGAAGCTTCGAACTTTAAACCGCAGCAGACGAACTTCAGTCTGTGTCTTTTCTAAACTTCTGTCGATGAAAGCACATCTCACTCTGACCCAACACTTACTGcttttgtaaaacaaacaaatgatgctccattaatttcaaaataaaaccacaaagtcCAAGACCCAGACCTCCtttgatctcacacacacactgtgacacacacactgacacacacacacacacactgtacacacacacacattaacacgcagtaacacacacactgtaacacacacactgacacacacacacacacactgtacacacacacacattaacacacagtaacacacacactgtaacacacacacacacacacactgtaacacacacacagtgtaacacacacacacacacacacagtgtcacacacacactgtaacacacactgacactaacactgtaacacacacacacactgtaacacacactgtgacactaacacacactctaacacacacactgtaacacacacacacgctgtgacacacacacacaaaataacaaacactgtaacacacacacacgctgtgacacacacacacaaaataacaaacacactgtaacacacacacacacactgtaacacacacactgtgacacacacacacaaaataacaacacactgtaacacacacactgacacacacacactgtgacacacacacacaaaataacaaacacactgtaacacacacactgacacacacacacacaaaataacaaacacactaacacacacacacacactgtgacacacacacacaaaataacaaacactgtaacacacaataacaaacacacactgtaacacacacacaaaataacaaacacacacacacacactgtgacacacacacacactgtaacacacacacacacactgtaacacacacacattgtagcacacacaaaatacacacacacactaacacacattaacacacactgtcacacacacacactgtcacacacacactgtaacacacacactgtaacacacacacactgtaacacacattaacacacacacacacactcgtcacTAACAGTGATTTATTTAGTGTCAGAACTTTGCAGCGacgtttcattttaaaaacaaacattaaaacaaaaatagagaGAATCAGTTACAGTGTTCAAACTTCGTCATACAAAAGAGGCGAATCAGCGCAGGTACTGTGAGCTCTGGACCCGGGTCTCCGGGTTCTGGGTTCTGGGCCCAGAGCTGTGTCTGATATCAGGAGAGCAGTCGTGTCCTGCAGGGTCAGCGTGTAAACCAGGATCATGGATGACGAGGTCCAGAGTCAATGTTtgctcttctttgtcttcttgtgGGAGCAATGTGGGGACCGGGACCTGGACTTGGCCGTCTTCTGGTTTGGGGAAGGTGATCGCGAACGTTTGGACCATTTTGGAGACTTTGTCCTGAGAAACAAACGGAAACATGAAGATTAACCATCAGGATGGAGATCGACCAGGACGGAGATCGACCATCGGGATGGAGGTCGACCATCTGGATGGAGATCGACCATCTGGACGGAGATCGACCATCGGGACGGAGATCGACCATCGGGACGGAGATCGACCATCTGGATGGAGATCGACCATCGGGATGGAGATCGACCAGATCGTCATCTGGATGGAGATCGACCAGATCGACCATCTGGATGGAGATCGACCATCAGGATGGAGGTCGGCCATCTGGATGGAGATCGACCATCAGGATGGAGATCGACCAGATCGACCATCTGGATGGAGATCGACCATCTGGATGGAGATCGACCATCGGGATGGAGATCGACCATCGGGTTGGAGATCGACCAGCGGGACGGAGATCGACCATCTGGATGGAGATCGACCATCGGGACGGAGATCGACCATCGGGATGGAGATCGACCATCGGGATGGAGATCGACCAGATCGACCATCTGGATGGAGATCGACCATCAGGATGGAGATCGACCAGAATGACCATCTGGATGGAGATCGACCATCAGGATGGAGATCGACCATCAGGATGGAGATCGACCAGATCGACCATCAGGATGGAGATCGACCATCGGGATGGAGATCGACCATCGGGATGGAGATCGACCATCTGGATGGAGGTCGACCATCGGGATGGAGATCGACCATCGGGATGGAGATCGACCATCGGGATGGAGATCGACCATCAGGATAGAGATCAACCATCGGGATGGAGATCGACCATCAGGACGGAGATCGACCATCAGGACGGAGGTCGACCATCTGGATGGAGATCGACCATCAGGACAGAGGTCGACCATCTGGATGGAGATCGACCATCTGGATGATTTCATTATACATACAGGAACATGTCAGGCTCTTACTTTGAAGGGGAGATGCTCCTGGACTTCCTGGCGTGGTTGTCAGGGTCTCGACTCCGTCGCCGTCGTCTTCTGTCTCCGTCttcacttcttttgtttttctccttgtctctcctgtcgTCTTTAGACTTCGATGTCTCGTTCTTTTCGTCGTCTTTTTCAAACTCCTGAAAGAAAAAACGAAGAAGTCAAACAAGTTCTCAGGAAATAACCAGATCCCAccgagctgacaggaagccagacacagaaatagCACAGgatgaattttcaaaataaaacaccccgtaCAAACTGCGGGTGGtaagaacagacaaaagagaaacaaatgaagaacGCAACACGTTTCcgatgtagaagcatgtttagaagaacatgaaccaggaaaatgaatTCTGAGCCAGTCAAAGTCTCCGGGTGGTTTGAAGTCGATGCAGGACGGAACAAATAACGTGAGCTAATAGTTTGATCAGTGAAGAATGGATCAGTCTTACAGCTCTGCAGGTCATCGTTGTCCTGAAGCTGAAACATCTGCCCCAGTCGTGCTCGTACGTTAAGTTATCTTCAGATTTTCCTGCGTTTTTATCTACAAATTATTTCTGCAGTGAAATCTGTGGCCGAgtttgcaaatatattttctgacatgtacaacaacaacaacaacaacaacaacaacaacaacatgatgaacgtttgacaacattaacacaaacactgatgcagTGTATAGAGGTGAATAAAGTTgttataggccaggcttaacGAATGACTGCacgttctgtttgtctctgaaggTTGAAGGTAAACATGAACCGCACAGTGCTCCACCTTCTGTAGCAGCTTGTTCCTGTAGAGCTCCACCTGTTGTTGGATGCTCATTCCGGACTTCCTCGGCCTCCAACCAGACTCCAGCTCATCCTGGATCTTCATCACCTTCACCTGCGTCACATGAATCTGATCAGTGCTGCGTATTTACGTGACCACGACGATCCTCTAAAGGCTGAAGAGGTCGCTCACCTCCAGCTCTCGCAGCCTCTTTCTTTTGCTGTCAGACATCTGAAAACCTCGGAGGGCGCTCTGGAAGTCTGCGCTGTCGTATCTGGACAAACTGCACGAGTCCTCGCTGCTGTTACTCTCCGAGTCCTCGTCTCCTTCCTGTGAGTTGACGCTGTCATcgtgaggaagaggagacgaTGAGTCACCAAACATTTTGACCGTTTGTGTACGCAGACGATTGACGTGGCGACAGAGGCCTCACCTTACATTCACTTCATCTTCTCCGCCCCGTGTTGACACCTTGTCCCACTTGGACTCCGTCTTGTCTTAGAGAGAAAGGACAAAGATGAGTCACAGACGGAGACTGAGATGATTCAGAGAGAATCTGGACCTGTGGTACCTTGAAAAACTGTCCCAGGATCAGCCGACTTCTCCCACTTAGACAAAGGCACTCTGGACAGAGGAACGCCGCCGTCGTCCACTGAGGAACAAAAGAGACAGCCGGGTCAGGACGAGGACTGGTGACACCAGGATCATGGTTCATGTTTGACTCACGAGGCATCCCGTCGATGTCATCAATGGCAGCTCCTAAAGGAACGCCGTCTATGTCGTCGACGGAGGCTCCGTCCAGCGGGTCCCAGCCCATCGGACAGCCATCAAGGTCCTGCACGGGGACTCCGTCCAGAGGTACCCCACCCAAAGACGAGCCGTCCATCGGCGCCCCGTCCAGATCAACCTATAAAGAAACAAACGTTGGGTCTTCATGTTCAGACGTCCCACTAACACAAACATCGATCAGCTCACCTCGACCGCGTCGATCTGCTCCTCGACTGGTTTGGTGAAGCCCAGGAAGATGTTCTGGAGGTGGATGAGATACGGCTCCGGGTAGATGGCCCAGTCCTCCCACGCTCTGAAACAGCTCATGACTTTTTGCTGTGGAGACGAGatgaagaagtttttttttgttgttgtctcgtTAGCCCTCATGACCGCTCCGCattctttttgtacttttttttccatgaatcTCTAAAAAGGTGGATGTGTTGATCACAGTCTTGGACATGTCAAACATTAACAACTACTCTCAGGGTTCTGCCCAGTCAGGCAACGGTATCGGCCTTCAGACGGAGCCTGAGTGGTTTTTACCTTTGGCCCATAAGTCGTGTTTAATGTGATGTATGAGGATTTAATAGCAGGTTTGAAGGATTGAACGTCTTTGTGATGGACTGGATTACCTTGAACTGTTCAGCCTGCAGCCGGGCCTGGATGTTCTtgtgtgctgcgttcaggtctCCAAAGATCTGCGTCAGCTTCGCTTcaaagctgcaaacacagacagactgtcgGGTGGAGCAGACATAAAAAGATGAAGTGTTTCCGATGGAGGGAACGTCTCTTACTATTTACGATAATATGAAGCTCCGGCTACTTTGGCACACGAGTTGTGCAAGATGTCGGACACGAGATACAGCCTGGCGACCTGTGGATGGACGAGGTCAGACATGAGACCAGTGAAACCAGCTGATCTTTGTGTGGATGAAGGACGCAGGCTAACCTTCTTCTGAAGCGGCGTCTGAAGCAAAGAGAAAGAGTCCGTGACGTGTCCGACGACTTCCTCTGCGGCGTCTGCTCGCTCCAGACAGAACAGCATGGCCTTGGCGACGTGGTCTCTGCTCGGCGTCAGCTCTTTGAGTAACGTCTGCAGCCTCTGACGGTGTCTGAGTGTGAAGGAGACGCAGCGACACACGGAGgtcaaaacactgcagagtaTTCAGATCCACCACAAACATCAAAGACTGAGAccagtctgacttcagtctctgagacac encodes the following:
- the wdr44 gene encoding WD repeat-containing protein 44, whose product is MASDTSDTEDFFYDAAEDVNFSPSPKVSPAKFAIPSPQLSPRSVNAAPDVSCAAASSETQQDDSLLIIDSIIEESQKGSVADDGADVGGVAEMSQLLDQLHVDVRVEAEPQDAAQEVPAPSAAPPVEPPPVQEEQQEVNGACSPPAAGPTEPPGPAAESQAVQPPDITSTVGQSQPDGADGEPEQRPADILDQVPLTDRQADSDSSGPMKPPRQFTVEPDIVASTKKPPPSRPPPPSGGPPPRPPPPSWQSLPSKKSQECLRLSGLEVSTVCPVSSDALEPSGLVSPSSTVRSLTKELQHSLDLASATSGDKVVTAQENEDEQTLSPSGGQTPGPQRPRSNSGRELTDEEILASVMIKNLDTGEEIPLIQAEEKLPAGINPLTLHIMRRTKEYITNDAAQSDDDEKSQAPLADSDGGKLKQKTTQFKKFLGKSVKKAKHLAEEYGEKAVNKVKSVRDEVFHTDQDDPSSSDDEGMPYTRPAKFKAAHSFKGPFDFDQIKVVQDLSGEHMGAVWTMKFSHCGRLLATAGQDNVVRIWVLKTAFDYFNNMRLKYNTEGRVSPSPSQESLCSSKSDDPGASCVPDDPETEDRNAPFRQVPFCKYKGHTADLLDLSWSKNFFLLSSSMDKTVRLWHISRRECLCCFQHIDFVTAIAFHPRDDRYFLSGSLDGKLRLWNIPDKKVALWNEVDGQTRLITAANFCQNGKYAVIGTYDGRCIFYDTERLKYHTQIHVRSTRGRNKVGRKITGIEPLPGENKILVTSNDSRIRLYDLRDLSLSMKYKGYVNSSSQIKASFSHDYSFIVSGSEDRYVYIWSTYHDLSKFTSVRRDRNDFWEGIKAHNAVVTSAIFAPHPGLIVPQESGAEKPEAECKSLDSTDSETIPSGALKTDHTEVLLSADFTGAIKVFINVKKY
- the zgc:163098 gene encoding U2 snRNP-associated SURP motif-containing protein isoform X2, translated to MADRKRKSATVMKTKKEQDELKKKEDEKAAEVFEEFVASFETNKKSGVKTFVHGGLANPTTEDEAADLKKSQLYQPAARFVPVSQHASPERRKSTFKRKTDEKKKKKSNLELFKEELKLIQEEREERHKRKKTDGGGGGGGDLDVLLSGRSTLYDDLTVPTTTNLYISCISPKMNEEMLCKEFGKYGPLASVKIMWPRTDEERCRTSNRAFVAFMTRKDAERALAALDGKVIMGFEMKLGWGKPARIPPQPLYTPVGVRATPPPPSGLPFNAQPRDRFRNDFTKPLGVSKGDLDKSLSEAVVKVVIPTERNLLFLIHRMIEFVVREGHVFEAVIMNREKNNPDYRFLFDNKSQDHVYYRWKLFSILQGESPTEWRTTDFRMFRGGSIWRPPILNSYSQRGEDQAEEDAPPEEEVKKGQLRAEHRQRLQTLLKELTPSRDHVAKAMLFCLERADAAEEVVGHVTDSFSLLQTPLQKKVARLYLVSDILHNSCAKVAGASYYRKYFEAKLTQIFGDLNAAHKNIQARLQAEQFKQKVMSCFRAWEDWAIYPEPYLIHLQNIFLGFTKPVEEQIDAVEVDLDGAPMDGSSLGGVPLDGVPVQDLDGCPMGWDPLDGASVDDIDGVPLGAAIDDIDGMPLDDGGVPLSRVPLSKWEKSADPGTVFQDKTESKWDKVSTRGGEDEVNVSVNSQEGDEDSESNSSEDSCSLSRYDSADFQSALRGFQMSDSKRKRLRELEVKVMKIQDELESGWRPRKSGMSIQQQEFEKDDEKNETSKSKDDRRDKEKNKRSEDGDRRRRRRSRDPDNHARKSRSISPSKTKSPKWSKRSRSPSPNQKTAKSRSRSPHCSHKKTKKSKH
- the zgc:163098 gene encoding U2 snRNP-associated SURP motif-containing protein isoform X1 translates to MADRKRKSATVMKTKKEQDELKKKEDEKAAEVFEEFVASFETNKKSGVKTFVHGGLANPTTEDEAADLKKSQLYQPAARFVPVSQHASPERRKSTFKRKTDEKKKKKSNLELFKEELKLIQEEREERHKRKKTDGGGGGGGDLDVLLSGRSTLYDDLTVPTTTNLYISCISPKMNEEMLCKEFGKYGPLASVKIMWPRTDEERCRTSNRAFVAFMTRKDAERALAALDGKVIMGFEMKLGWGKPARIPPQPLYTPVGVRATPPPPSGLPFNAQPRDRFRNDFTKPLGVSKGDLDKSLSEAVVKVVIPTERNLLFLIHRMIEFVVREGHVFEAVIMNREKNNPDYRFLFDNKSQDHVYYRWKLFSILQGESPTEWRTTDFRMFRGGSIWRPPILNSYSQRGEDQAEEDAPPEEEVKKGQLRAEHRQRLQTLLKELTPSRDHVAKAMLFCLERADAAEEVVGHVTDSFSLLQTPLQKKVARLYLVSDILHNSCAKVAGASYYRKYFEAKLTQIFGDLNAAHKNIQARLQAEQFKQKVMSCFRAWEDWAIYPEPYLIHLQNIFLGFTKPVEEQIDAVEVDLDGAPMDGSSLGGVPLDGVPVQDLDGCPMGWDPLDGASVDDIDGVPLGAAIDDIDGMPLDDGGVPLSRVPLSKWEKSADPGTVFQDKTESKWDKVSTRGGEDEVNVSVNSQEGDEDSESNSSEDSCSLSRYDSADFQSALRGFQMSDSKRKRLRELEVKVMKIQDELESGWRPRKSGMSIQQQVELYRNKLLQKEFEKDDEKNETSKSKDDRRDKEKNKRSEDGDRRRRRRSRDPDNHARKSRSISPSKTKSPKWSKRSRSPSPNQKTAKSRSRSPHCSHKKTKKSKH